A region from the Arthrobacter roseus genome encodes:
- a CDS encoding DEAD/DEAH box helicase family protein, whose amino-acid sequence MKFRFEDQPHQAAAIAAVTDLFEGALRAPYDVLAGQAAGNDGHSGFTLDASLLADNLATITERESVARQNDLVLLESEDLQGEDRSFPNFSVEMETGTGKTYVYIATALRLAETYGLRKFVILVHSVAIRAGVVKTFEQTESHFRTKFPGISYNWGVLGEGSGLDDFTEPSGTVQFLVASVQAIDKPDSNSVYQEAEQPRLWNESGSGISGIASARPVVLLDEPQNMTTDLRRKAIATLNPLVALRYSATHRELFNLVHRLGPKAASEAGLVKRVSVKGIVAGDSGKPYLLVKKIRSVRKRLMAEVVINRASKSGPVRTDAVLQNSSDLFLESEGLDAYRGMVVNRFERKPDRIIFDDGTEVRVGHEIGVDRISVWSDQIRHTIRQHLARQDQINSTGRTVKVLSLFFVERVADYIGETSELPTLFDRLFREEWVHAGRPEADCPDPESLRVHYFPSTKTGIYKDTKGNASDAEFEARAYEEIITNKELILTRDNPRAFIFSHSALREGWDNPNVFQVGFLRHTQSELERRQQIGRGLRLPVDEDGRRVFDPATCRLTLVVDESFAAFREGLNNEYIADGGSGNGDDGPEPDNADNEITVRRRADKFESPEFSALWKHIRYKARYRVNLDPVVLPDAVAASEILDDVAYLARRANVLQTADLEYDDEGQVITGDNVVSEDQGESLDIVGQRLPDPVRLVEDQLLATKYPLQLTRPTIIAILSALPLRVRRRVIDDPDRWARIVANAIRTTTIEEMVKHIGYEPLPDGESWDAEVVFIEAETVNPPPVMPEIDPSYGVVPAPADGANLFDSTIYDSHVERSFSALLENDQEHVKLFTKLPRRFRVRTPVGEYSPDWAIVYDESGTQRLYLVRETKDTTNLKDLEWDEAMRIRFAKRHFESAPIGPVDYIHTTDRAGMRISIGMDGTHHE is encoded by the coding sequence GTGAAGTTTCGCTTTGAGGATCAGCCGCATCAAGCGGCGGCAATAGCAGCAGTAACAGACCTGTTTGAAGGCGCACTCCGTGCGCCATATGATGTTTTGGCTGGTCAAGCTGCTGGGAATGACGGCCACAGCGGCTTCACCCTAGATGCGAGCCTCCTTGCGGACAATCTGGCGACGATTACTGAACGCGAGTCGGTGGCCAGGCAAAATGACCTCGTGCTGCTGGAGAGCGAAGATCTGCAGGGTGAAGACCGTTCATTTCCAAACTTCTCCGTCGAGATGGAGACTGGCACGGGTAAGACCTATGTCTACATCGCAACAGCCCTCCGGCTGGCTGAAACATATGGTCTGCGTAAGTTTGTAATCCTCGTCCATTCTGTCGCTATCCGCGCAGGAGTCGTCAAGACTTTCGAACAAACTGAATCCCATTTCCGCACCAAATTTCCTGGCATTTCATACAATTGGGGCGTTCTTGGAGAGGGGTCCGGTCTGGATGACTTCACCGAGCCATCGGGAACTGTTCAGTTTCTAGTCGCGAGCGTTCAGGCAATCGACAAGCCAGACTCCAATTCCGTGTACCAGGAGGCTGAACAGCCACGGCTCTGGAACGAATCCGGCAGCGGAATATCAGGCATTGCATCGGCGCGTCCTGTGGTACTCCTCGACGAACCGCAGAACATGACTACCGACCTCCGTCGGAAGGCGATCGCGACACTAAATCCTCTCGTAGCGCTCAGATACAGTGCAACACACCGAGAACTCTTCAACCTTGTTCACCGACTAGGACCCAAAGCAGCCAGTGAAGCTGGATTGGTCAAGCGAGTGTCGGTCAAGGGCATCGTTGCTGGAGACTCTGGCAAGCCGTACCTACTTGTCAAAAAGATTCGGAGTGTCCGCAAACGACTTATGGCAGAGGTCGTCATAAATAGAGCCAGTAAGTCTGGCCCGGTTCGGACTGATGCGGTTCTGCAGAATAGTTCGGATCTTTTCTTGGAATCTGAAGGACTGGACGCTTATAGAGGTATGGTCGTCAACCGATTTGAACGTAAGCCAGATCGAATCATTTTCGACGACGGCACTGAAGTCCGTGTCGGTCACGAAATCGGCGTGGATCGTATTTCAGTGTGGAGCGATCAGATCCGCCATACAATTCGCCAACATCTCGCCCGTCAGGATCAGATCAACAGCACAGGGCGAACCGTCAAGGTTCTCTCACTATTCTTTGTCGAGCGGGTCGCAGATTACATTGGTGAAACTTCCGAGCTGCCGACATTGTTCGATAGGCTATTCCGCGAAGAATGGGTGCATGCGGGCCGGCCCGAAGCCGACTGCCCAGACCCAGAGTCGCTCCGCGTCCACTACTTCCCTTCCACCAAAACCGGAATCTACAAAGATACGAAGGGGAATGCATCCGACGCGGAGTTTGAAGCGAGGGCGTACGAAGAAATCATCACAAACAAGGAACTCATCCTGACACGTGATAACCCGCGCGCTTTCATCTTCTCTCACTCAGCACTGCGCGAGGGCTGGGACAATCCGAACGTATTCCAGGTTGGGTTCCTGCGACATACTCAGTCAGAGCTAGAGCGTCGTCAGCAAATTGGGCGAGGTCTTCGACTACCCGTTGACGAAGATGGACGCCGCGTCTTCGACCCGGCAACATGCCGCCTCACTCTAGTCGTCGATGAATCGTTCGCTGCCTTCCGCGAAGGACTCAATAATGAATACATCGCCGACGGCGGCTCCGGTAATGGCGATGACGGCCCGGAGCCAGACAACGCGGATAACGAGATCACGGTTCGACGACGTGCAGATAAGTTTGAAAGTCCCGAGTTTTCTGCATTGTGGAAACATATTCGCTATAAGGCTCGCTATCGAGTCAACCTCGACCCGGTTGTGCTGCCGGACGCCGTTGCAGCGTCCGAGATCTTGGATGATGTTGCATATCTCGCCCGGCGCGCGAACGTCTTACAGACGGCAGACTTAGAATATGACGATGAGGGTCAAGTCATCACTGGCGATAATGTCGTATCGGAAGATCAAGGCGAGTCCCTCGACATAGTCGGCCAACGCCTGCCTGATCCAGTCCGGCTGGTCGAAGACCAGCTACTGGCAACCAAATATCCGTTGCAGCTGACACGACCGACTATTATTGCGATTCTCAGTGCACTACCGCTTCGTGTTCGGCGTCGAGTAATCGACGACCCTGATCGCTGGGCGCGCATTGTTGCGAATGCCATTCGGACGACAACAATCGAAGAGATGGTGAAACATATTGGATACGAGCCGCTCCCCGATGGTGAGTCGTGGGATGCAGAGGTTGTGTTCATTGAAGCCGAAACTGTAAATCCCCCTCCAGTGATGCCTGAGATCGATCCGAGCTACGGCGTCGTACCAGCACCTGCTGATGGGGCAAACCTCTTCGACTCGACCATTTACGACAGCCACGTCGAACGATCATTCTCTGCACTCCTTGAAAATGACCAGGAGCATGTAAAGCTCTTCACCAAGCTACCAAGGCGCTTTCGTGTCCGCACACCAGTCGGTGAATACTCGCCCGACTGGGCAATCGTGTACGACGAGAGCGGCACTCAACGCCTGTACTTGGTTCGTGAAACCAAAGATACGACGAATCTCAAAGACCTGGAATGGGATGAAGCGATGCGTATTCGCTTTGCGAAGCGCCACTTTGAATCCGCACCTATTGGCCCAGTCGATTACATACACACCACTGACCGGGCCGGAATGAGAATTTCAATCGGGATGGATGGAACTCATCATGAGTAA
- a CDS encoding KAP family P-loop NTPase fold protein, with protein sequence MSKASFPLWSDEPAIQDLLSFNAVALTAVDAVFDDALDPIALGLSGAWGSGKTSVLELIKAEIESRSQGPETKVLVISTQPWRYDPAIGPKESLISEVLAALGGELKEDTAGEKAKGIFRSLVKRINWSKAVKMAAMTSMTLQLPKPEDLLNLVKDGSPEELGGERGLDEFREDFSLLLNSEALDHISRVVVLVDDLDRCLPETVVDTLEAIRLFLSAKGMSFIIAADEDRVAEAIQQRLGTTPASNQEEEAPAKLYLHKIVQTTIPLPGLSRFDTQAYLFLLLTKSQLDPAQFEQLVEQCNELRQSGGSIDDLTLPDHIDLTTSLATASRLTPILYEKFHGNPRNIKRFLNDLNVRQAVASRRGIILPSDAVAKLMVLERLLKDDFRRVLEWLASNQLRDKLQALDMLANRAEPPIFTDNDPSAESDPPKKGVARKVVPIVEKTSKDEVFSDTMVRWAKLPPTLDATAVSGYLYLAASFARIEVIDEGLPERLRDIAAGLTSSLKVDRVTISDDNLRALPIEDVLMLIGHLGRRTRDQPTIQKYSVEGMLRIAGIHPSATGSVVSALKALPVAEIEPATALKLRALDQGIYLTVIESWRAGNPTPELQRTLTIVVQAWGVEHGN encoded by the coding sequence ATGAGTAAAGCGTCATTTCCGTTGTGGTCGGACGAGCCTGCGATTCAGGACCTGCTCTCTTTCAACGCGGTTGCGCTCACGGCGGTTGATGCAGTTTTCGATGATGCACTGGATCCGATAGCACTCGGTCTTTCCGGTGCATGGGGCAGCGGAAAGACCAGCGTCCTGGAACTGATCAAAGCCGAGATTGAATCCCGTTCACAGGGACCAGAGACTAAAGTCTTGGTGATTTCAACCCAACCATGGCGCTACGACCCAGCTATCGGGCCAAAGGAAAGCCTCATTTCGGAAGTCCTCGCAGCTCTCGGAGGAGAACTCAAAGAGGATACAGCTGGCGAGAAGGCTAAGGGAATATTCAGAAGTCTTGTAAAGCGAATTAACTGGTCCAAGGCCGTCAAGATGGCAGCTATGACGTCCATGACTCTTCAACTACCTAAACCTGAAGATCTATTGAACCTCGTCAAGGACGGATCGCCAGAGGAACTTGGCGGCGAACGAGGCCTTGACGAGTTTCGAGAGGACTTCTCGCTCTTACTCAATTCCGAGGCTCTGGATCATATCTCGCGAGTGGTCGTGCTGGTCGATGACCTTGATCGATGCCTGCCTGAAACCGTCGTCGATACGCTTGAAGCGATCCGCTTATTCCTCTCGGCAAAAGGCATGTCGTTCATTATCGCGGCAGATGAAGACCGAGTTGCCGAAGCGATACAACAACGATTGGGGACTACCCCGGCATCGAACCAAGAAGAGGAAGCCCCGGCAAAACTGTATCTTCACAAGATCGTTCAAACCACGATTCCACTTCCAGGGCTGAGCCGATTCGACACTCAGGCGTACCTATTTCTGCTTCTCACGAAATCACAGCTGGACCCGGCTCAATTTGAACAGCTGGTCGAACAGTGCAACGAACTACGCCAAAGCGGGGGAAGTATCGACGATCTGACACTTCCAGATCATATTGATTTGACCACTAGTTTGGCCACCGCATCTCGACTCACACCGATTCTGTATGAAAAGTTTCATGGAAACCCACGAAATATCAAGCGATTCCTCAACGATCTAAACGTACGTCAAGCCGTTGCTAGCCGCCGAGGGATCATTTTGCCATCTGACGCTGTTGCGAAACTGATGGTACTTGAACGCCTTCTAAAGGATGATTTCCGGAGGGTTCTCGAATGGCTGGCATCTAACCAACTGAGGGATAAGCTTCAGGCACTAGACATGCTGGCCAATCGCGCAGAACCCCCTATTTTTACAGATAACGACCCTAGCGCGGAAAGTGATCCGCCCAAGAAGGGTGTTGCACGGAAAGTGGTACCTATCGTAGAGAAAACGTCAAAAGACGAGGTGTTCTCAGACACGATGGTTCGATGGGCCAAGTTGCCACCAACACTAGATGCGACTGCTGTATCTGGATATTTGTATCTGGCTGCGTCATTTGCACGCATTGAAGTAATCGACGAAGGCCTTCCTGAACGTCTCCGCGATATAGCAGCTGGCCTAACGTCAAGCCTGAAAGTGGATCGAGTTACGATTAGCGATGACAACTTGCGCGCACTTCCAATTGAGGACGTGTTGATGCTTATTGGACACCTCGGTCGTCGGACACGAGATCAACCGACTATCCAAAAGTACTCGGTCGAAGGAATGCTCCGGATAGCAGGAATTCATCCCTCTGCAACAGGGAGTGTAGTTTCTGCGCTTAAGGCATTGCCCGTCGCTGAAATAGAGCCTGCGACGGCGCTCAAGTTGAGGGCCTTGGATCAAGGTATATATCTCACTGTAATTGAGTCATGGCGAGCTGGTAATCCGACTCCGGAACTACAGAGAACACTCACGATTGTTGTTCAGGCTTGGGGCGTAGAACATGGGAACTAG
- a CDS encoding TatD family hydrolase — translation MKPRVLPPIDIHAHIDTATSPSLLEKLGAVVFAATRSITEFERTLKRTDLITVWGLGCHPGVATAMEKFNESRFEDLMKLTPYVSEIGLDGQSRVSMTVQQSVLHTILELAQKQPRILSIHSYRATGKVIELLESVPVSGVVLHWWLGSVAETSRAVAVGCMFSVNAAMMQNSIALSAIPIDRIFVETDHPSGNKSALGHRQPGAVTDVEALLAKHYGVSAEAIRMQLWSNFQCLVAQLKIEAMFSLPIQRMVSASRTELR, via the coding sequence GTGAAACCTCGTGTACTTCCGCCCATCGATATCCACGCGCACATTGATACCGCGACTTCACCGTCGCTGCTTGAAAAGCTTGGTGCCGTTGTCTTTGCCGCTACAAGATCGATTACCGAATTCGAACGTACACTCAAACGGACTGATCTCATCACTGTCTGGGGTCTTGGATGCCACCCAGGCGTGGCGACAGCTATGGAGAAATTCAATGAGTCTCGTTTTGAAGATCTAATGAAGCTCACCCCGTATGTGAGTGAAATTGGTCTTGATGGGCAATCACGAGTCTCAATGACAGTTCAGCAGTCAGTACTTCACACAATTCTTGAGCTCGCACAAAAGCAACCTCGAATCCTATCGATTCATAGTTATCGAGCAACAGGGAAAGTGATTGAGCTACTCGAAAGCGTGCCAGTTAGCGGTGTAGTCCTCCACTGGTGGCTCGGCTCTGTAGCCGAAACTAGTCGTGCGGTGGCCGTTGGCTGCATGTTCTCCGTCAACGCTGCGATGATGCAGAACTCTATAGCTCTTTCGGCAATTCCCATCGATCGGATCTTCGTGGAGACAGACCACCCTTCTGGTAACAAATCAGCACTGGGCCACCGTCAACCGGGGGCAGTAACCGATGTAGAAGCTCTGCTAGCAAAGCACTATGGAGTCTCTGCTGAAGCGATTCGAATGCAGCTATGGTCCAACTTCCAATGCTTGGTCGCCCAGCTCAAGATTGAAGCAATGTTCAGCTTACCGATCCAACGCATGGTCTCCGCATCGAGAACGGAATTGAGGTAA